In the Syntrophus aciditrophicus SB genome, AAACTCCGGGCTTACGGCCTGGCGGAAAAAGTGGCCGACATCAACCGCGCCGCAGCAAGACTCGCCCGCCAGGCGGCCGGGACGACGCTCTACGTCGCCGGATCCGTGGGGCCCTGTACCCAGGGAGGTCAGGTGATCACCGGGAGGGACATGGCGGAAGTCGAAGCCGCCTTCCGGGAACAGATGGAAGCCCTGACAGAAGAAGGCGTGGACCTGCTGCTTCTGGAGACGTTCAGCGACTTAAAAGAGCTGCAGCTGGCAGCCCGGGTTGCACGTGAAAGAGGCGTGCCGGTGCTGGCCTCCTTTGCCGTGGACGATGATGGGGAGACGGCGGCCGGAACACCGGCGGAAAAGATGGCTGCGGCCCTGGAAAAAGATCCTCACGTCGACGTCATCGGCCTCAACTGCGGCACCGGTCCGGCAGGGATTTACGAGGCTCTGCTGAAAGTCCTTCCCGTTGCTGGCAAACCGGTGATCGTGATGCCCAATGCCGGGATGCCGCGGGAAATCGGTGGAAGGACCCTCTATCTGGCCAACCCCGAATATTTCACCGAATATGCCAAAAAATTCATTGAACTGGGCGTTCGCGGAATCGGCGGATGCTGCGGCGTCCATCCCGCACACATCGCCACGGCGGCCCGTGCTGTTCGCGGACTCAGCGGTGTCCGAAAGCATGTCGAAGTGACGACTCGTCAGCAGGCTCCTGCGCAGAAGCCCGCAATTCCGACTGCGGCTAAATCACGTCTGGCCGCGAAGATATGTTCCGGGCAGAAGGTGACTTCTGTGGAGATTCTTCCCCCCCGGGCCGGCGACTTCAGTAATATGCTGGCCAAAGTGCGTCGGTGCCATGAAGCCGGCGTCGATGCCATAAACATTCCCGATGGTCCCCGGGCCAGCGCCCGGGTCTCACCCATGATCACGGCCCTGGTCATCCTCAGGGAAGTGGGCATCGAGCCGGTAGTCCATTACTGCTGCCGGGACCGGAACCTGATCGGGATGCAGAGTGATCTGCTGGGCGGGTACGCCGTGGGGCTCGTGAATTACCTGATCATTACGGGTGACCCGCCGAAACTGGGAAACTGCCCGGAGGCGACGGGCGTCTTCGATGTGGATTCCATCGGCCTCACCTCCGTGGTCCATAATCTCAATTCCGGCTGGGACATCGGAGGCAGTCCCGTAGACCCGCCCACGGGCATCTTCATCGGCGTGGGCGCCAATCCCTGCGCGGTGGATCTGGAGCGGGAGATCGACCGCTATTTTCAGAAGATCGAGGCCGGCGCCGAGTTTGCCATTACTCAGCCGGTTTTCGACGAGAAGGCCCTGTTCCGGTTCCTGGACCGCGTGGAGAAGCACTCGAAGCGCGTTCCCGTTCTGGCCGGCGTCTGGCCGCTGTTGAGCTACCGGAATGCGGAATTCATGAATAATGAAGTTCCGGGCGTGATGGTGCCGCGGGAAATCCTCGAGCGCATGGCCCGGTGTGAAACCCGGGAGGAAAGCCAGCGCACCGGGATCGAAATTGCCAGGGCCATCTGTGAAAAAATTCACGAAAGGGTTGCCGGTTTCCAGGTGTGCGCTCCCTTGAACAACGTGGAAATCGCACTTTCCGTGCTGAGGAAGGGCGAAGGTCGGGAAATCTAGCCCCGGCATTTTTTATGGAAATATTTTTTCCCCCCTGATATGAGATGAAACTGAGTTTTTAGAGAGGATACATTTCTGTCGGCTCTGGAGTATAGTCGCGATGATTGTTCGGTGCTGGGGGGCGAGAGGATCCATTCCCGTTTCCGGAAGAGATTACCTGAAATATGGCGGGGATACCACCTGCATTGAGATTCGGACGCAGCGGGACGAGATCATCATCATCGATTCCGGCTCCGGAATCCGGCGACTGGGCAACAGGCTCATGGCGGAACGCCGTTTCGAATACACCCTCATCTTTACCCACGCGCACTGGGACCATCTCATCGGATTTCCCTTCTTCAAGCCGATCTACCATCGAAAAACACGCGTCACCCTGTATGGCTGTCCCTATGCCCAGGCCTCCGTCCAGCAGATTATCTCGCGCATCATGACGCCTCCGAACTTTCCGGTCGCGCTTGCCGATGTCCATGCCGATCTGATCTTTCATGAATCCTGCGCCGTGCCGTTTGAAATCGGCGGGATGCGCGTGACCCCGATTCCTCTGAGCCACCCCAACGAGGGGATCGGTTACCGGTTTGAAGAAGACGGCAAAAGTTTTGTATTTCTGACAGATAATGAATTGATGCATCACCATCCCGGGGGAATGGCCTATGAGGATTATTGCCGCTTTGCCCGGGGGGCGGATCTGCTCATCCATGACGCGGAGTATGTTGCCGCCGACTATCTGACAAAAAAATCGTGGGGGCATACCGTTTACCTGGATGCCCTGCGTCTTGCCCTGGACGCGGGCGTCGCGAGACTGGGATTGTTTCATCACAATCAGGAGCGAACGGATTCGGAGCTTGACGCCATGGTGGAGGACTGCCGCGGCTTGATTTCGCGGGGGGGGCACAGGCTGGACTGTTTCGCCATGAATCAGGAAATGGAAATCATTCTGTAAAAACCTTGAAGGGGCGGCAGCCTGCTGCCGAATTGAACGGGCAGGTCGGGGAAGGATCTCGTGGTATGAACGAAGGGGGCCAGGTCAGGGCCGGTCGGATGCGGGACAGGGTTGTCCTGGGGCGGCGATGGATGCCGACGGAGCCGGCGGAAGACGAAACCGAACGGCTCCGGGAGGAACTCCTGGAAACCCGGAAGAGACTTCGGGATTTTAAAGCCCTGATCAATCGGAGCCCGGCGGCGGTCTTTCTGTGGCGCGTTACAGCCGGCCGGCCAGTGGAATTTGTCTGTGGCAATGTGACCCAGTTCGGTTATACAAGGAAGGAATTCCTGGATGGCGACGTTTCCTGGACAGCGATTATCCATCCCGATGACATTGCCTGTCTGGAAAGGGAGAAGGAAGAATGTGCCGCCCGGGGGATTGACAAATTCACCCGGGAATACCGGATTTTCACGAGATCGGGTGAAATCCGCTGGATCGAGGATCGAACAGTGGCTATCCGGGATGAACGGGGGATCACAACGCACTATCAGGGGGTACTTCTGGATGTGACGGATCGCAAGCGTCTGGAGGAGATGCGCTGCAATACCAGAGAGGAGCTGGAACGGCGGGTGGCTGAACGGACCGCCGAACTGGCCCGGGTCAATGAAGAGCTCCAGCTTGACATCGCCATGCGCAGGGAGGCTGAAGAAAGCCGCAGGCAGTTGGAGCAGATGCTTCAGCAGGCGCAGAAGATGGAAGCGATCGGCACGCTGGCAGGCGGAATTGCACATGATTTCAACAACATCCTGGGTGGGATCATGGGGTTTACGGAGCTGGCCCTCCTGGATATCCCGGA is a window encoding:
- a CDS encoding MBL fold metallo-hydrolase, which translates into the protein MIVRCWGARGSIPVSGRDYLKYGGDTTCIEIRTQRDEIIIIDSGSGIRRLGNRLMAERRFEYTLIFTHAHWDHLIGFPFFKPIYHRKTRVTLYGCPYAQASVQQIISRIMTPPNFPVALADVHADLIFHESCAVPFEIGGMRVTPIPLSHPNEGIGYRFEEDGKSFVFLTDNELMHHHPGGMAYEDYCRFARGADLLIHDAEYVAADYLTKKSWGHTVYLDALRLALDAGVARLGLFHHNQERTDSELDAMVEDCRGLISRGGHRLDCFAMNQEMEIIL
- a CDS encoding bifunctional homocysteine S-methyltransferase/methylenetetrahydrofolate reductase codes for the protein MSALQNVLSRMTGTPLIFDGAMGTMIYEKGVFIQTCYDELCLTEPGLILGIHEQYAQAGAQVLETNSFGANRIKLRAYGLAEKVADINRAAARLARQAAGTTLYVAGSVGPCTQGGQVITGRDMAEVEAAFREQMEALTEEGVDLLLLETFSDLKELQLAARVARERGVPVLASFAVDDDGETAAGTPAEKMAAALEKDPHVDVIGLNCGTGPAGIYEALLKVLPVAGKPVIVMPNAGMPREIGGRTLYLANPEYFTEYAKKFIELGVRGIGGCCGVHPAHIATAARAVRGLSGVRKHVEVTTRQQAPAQKPAIPTAAKSRLAAKICSGQKVTSVEILPPRAGDFSNMLAKVRRCHEAGVDAINIPDGPRASARVSPMITALVILREVGIEPVVHYCCRDRNLIGMQSDLLGGYAVGLVNYLIITGDPPKLGNCPEATGVFDVDSIGLTSVVHNLNSGWDIGGSPVDPPTGIFIGVGANPCAVDLEREIDRYFQKIEAGAEFAITQPVFDEKALFRFLDRVEKHSKRVPVLAGVWPLLSYRNAEFMNNEVPGVMVPREILERMARCETREESQRTGIEIARAICEKIHERVAGFQVCAPLNNVEIALSVLRKGEGREI